One genomic segment of Drosophila willistoni isolate 14030-0811.24 unplaced genomic scaffold, UCI_dwil_1.1 Seg119, whole genome shotgun sequence includes these proteins:
- the LOC124460815 gene encoding uncharacterized protein LOC124460815 gives MDQKPQQQQNRIQQASSGTSPVSFLKDMSLIYRIYQQCTGENMSVCQKHSPDNKQRSKLTSISEQDIEAVLPRGVHAKEQVLNSMIVKRVGNFLQDHTLQIKFPDLRDTYSNSVEGRKKTDKKGSGTFVPIAYGA, from the exons ATGGATCAGAAGcctcaacagcaacagaatcGGATACAGCAGGCATCGAGTGGTACTAGTCCGGTTAGCTTTTTGAAGGACATGTCGCTGATTTATCGCATATATCAGCAATGTACTGGTGAAAATATGTCCGTTTGTCAAAAG CACAGTCCGGACAATAAGCAGCGATCCAAGCTGACATCGATCAGTGAACAGGATATTGAGGCTGTACTGCCGCGTGGAGTACATGCCAAGGAACAGGTCCTGAATAGCATGATTGTGAAGCGTGTTGGCAATTTTCTGCAAGATCACACTCTACAG ATTAAATTCCCTGATCTACGCGACACGTATAGCAACTCTGTAGAGGGCCGTAAGAAGACGGATAAAAAGGGCAGTGGCACATTTGTGCCAATTGCCTATGGAGCCTAA